From Oscillatoria sp. FACHB-1407, a single genomic window includes:
- a CDS encoding PAS domain S-box protein, whose protein sequence is MLASLPPNETSRLKKLYQYQILDTDAEQAFDDLTSLAAQICDTPIALISLIDRDRQWFKSRVGVAVSETSRDLAFCAHAILQSEPLIVSDARVDERFANNDLVIGEPYIQFYAGMPLVTPDGYRLGTLCVIDRVTRQLSTAQLTALETLSRQVVHLLELRHHLAKRQQSEKQLQQDILQREQVEAALKRSLQELTSIQFALDESSIVVVTDAQGIIHYVNDKFCEISQYSQTELIGQTHRLINSGCHSREFFQHMWSTISRGEVWQGEIKNQAKDGTFYWVDTTIVPSMREGKPYQYTAIHHDITVCKQAEASAQESKERLHFVLQHMPVMLDAFDSEWNVVFWNQECEQVTGYAAHEIINNPNALELAYPDPAYRQQMIDHWMRQGNSYRNWEWDITCKDGSVRTIAWSNISEQFPIPGWAAWGIGVDVTERKRAEKALLQQAERERLVGAIAQRIRQSLDLDQTLNTTVSEVRQLLQADRVLTFRVNPEGVGWVTNESVAPEYLRLLDHPLPDDIFPPECHELYRQGRVRIITDIEQDAMAPCLVETLRNLGVKSKLVVPILYKEELWGLLIAHQCGQSRQWQPSEVELLRQLSTQVAIAIHQSELYEQAQTELAERKRAEQKIREQAELLDVATDAILVRNLDNQIIFWNKGAERLYGWLATEAYGKKVAELLYRDYPSDAEDIHQAVLRQGMWQGELHQWTKAEQEVVVESRWTLVRNLHGEPTAILMVNTDITQKKQLERQFLRAQRMESIGTLAGGIAHDLNNVLAPILMAVPLLEMQFRDPNDVKSRQWLDIVESSARRGASLVKQVLSFARGLEGERSLLEVKHLIWEIREILEKTFPKSITFSTNLSPDLWLIHGDATQLHQILLNLCVNARDAMPNGGILQISAQNRELGESDIQLHIDARVGSYVVVTVSDTGSGMSEEIMDRIFDPFFTTKEIGKGTGLGLPTVMNIVKSHNGFILVSSQIGVGTKFQAYLPALPGDKSFNLPKLSFPRGANQLVLVVDDEAAIREITRTTLEDNGYRVLTASNGAEAISLYTQQCNEIQVVLIDLMMPSMGGVEAIRHLQTIGASLKIVATSGLTTPEQLVGIEVSQILRKPFTTQELLTTLHQTLSS, encoded by the coding sequence ATGCTTGCCTCACTGCCTCCTAACGAAACGTCCAGGTTAAAGAAGCTTTATCAATACCAAATTCTTGATACTGATGCAGAGCAAGCTTTTGACGATTTGACCTCTCTCGCAGCCCAGATTTGTGACACACCAATCGCCTTGATTAGTCTAATCGATCGCGATCGCCAGTGGTTTAAATCCAGGGTGGGGGTGGCTGTTTCAGAAACTAGCCGCGACTTAGCATTCTGTGCCCATGCCATTTTGCAATCAGAACCGTTGATCGTATCGGATGCACGAGTAGACGAGCGGTTTGCCAATAACGATTTGGTAATCGGAGAGCCTTACATCCAGTTTTACGCTGGGATGCCCCTCGTGACACCCGATGGTTACCGTTTAGGCACTCTCTGCGTAATTGACCGAGTAACCCGCCAGTTGAGCACAGCACAACTCACCGCATTAGAGACGCTTAGTCGGCAGGTGGTTCACCTGTTAGAGCTACGACATCACCTCGCCAAGCGTCAGCAATCTGAAAAACAATTGCAACAAGATATTCTCCAACGAGAGCAGGTTGAAGCAGCCCTAAAACGCTCGTTACAGGAGTTAACAAGCATTCAATTTGCACTCGATGAATCTTCGATTGTAGTTGTCACAGACGCTCAAGGAATAATTCACTATGTTAACGATAAATTTTGTGAAATCTCCCAATATAGTCAGACAGAACTGATCGGGCAAACCCATCGCTTGATTAACTCTGGTTGTCACTCCAGAGAATTTTTTCAACACATGTGGTCAACCATCTCACGGGGTGAGGTTTGGCAGGGAGAGATTAAAAACCAGGCAAAAGACGGCACGTTTTATTGGGTTGACACCACGATTGTTCCATCGATGCGGGAAGGCAAGCCGTATCAATATACGGCAATTCACCACGACATAACTGTTTGCAAGCAAGCTGAAGCCTCTGCACAGGAGAGCAAAGAGCGATTGCACTTTGTCTTACAACACATGCCCGTCATGCTCGATGCCTTTGATAGCGAGTGGAACGTTGTGTTTTGGAATCAGGAATGTGAACAGGTTACAGGCTACGCCGCTCACGAAATCATCAACAATCCCAACGCGTTAGAACTGGCTTATCCCGATCCGGCTTATCGACAGCAAATGATTGACCATTGGATGCGACAGGGAAACAGCTATCGCAATTGGGAATGGGACATTACCTGCAAGGATGGAAGCGTCCGGACGATCGCCTGGTCAAACATTTCCGAGCAGTTTCCCATTCCGGGGTGGGCAGCGTGGGGGATTGGGGTTGATGTTACAGAGCGCAAACGAGCAGAAAAGGCACTGCTGCAACAGGCTGAACGTGAACGACTGGTAGGGGCGATCGCCCAACGCATTCGCCAGTCGCTTGATCTAGATCAAACCCTCAATACCACTGTGTCAGAGGTACGGCAACTGCTTCAGGCAGACCGAGTGCTGACGTTCCGTGTAAACCCAGAGGGGGTTGGGTGGGTTACAAACGAGTCCGTTGCGCCAGAATATCTCAGACTGCTTGATCACCCCCTACCCGATGATATTTTTCCACCAGAGTGCCATGAACTCTATCGACAGGGGCGAGTTCGCATCATTACAGATATCGAACAAGATGCCATGGCTCCCTGTCTGGTAGAGACGCTGCGCAACCTCGGTGTTAAATCCAAGCTCGTTGTCCCGATTCTCTATAAAGAAGAATTGTGGGGACTGCTGATCGCTCATCAGTGCGGGCAGTCTCGCCAGTGGCAACCATCCGAAGTGGAACTGTTACGGCAACTCTCGACTCAAGTGGCGATCGCCATCCACCAATCAGAACTGTATGAGCAAGCCCAGACCGAACTGGCAGAACGCAAACGAGCAGAACAAAAGATACGTGAACAGGCAGAACTGTTAGATGTTGCGACCGATGCCATTCTGGTACGCAATCTCGATAACCAGATCATCTTCTGGAATAAAGGAGCCGAACGGCTTTACGGTTGGCTTGCCACCGAAGCCTATGGCAAAAAAGTTGCTGAGTTGCTATATCGGGATTATCCCAGCGATGCAGAGGACATTCACCAGGCTGTTTTGCGCCAGGGCATGTGGCAGGGCGAACTGCATCAGTGGACAAAAGCAGAGCAGGAAGTCGTTGTTGAAAGCCGTTGGACGTTGGTAAGAAACCTGCATGGAGAGCCGACAGCAATTTTGATGGTGAATACAGACATCACCCAGAAAAAGCAGCTAGAGCGACAGTTTCTCCGAGCCCAACGGATGGAGAGTATTGGAACGCTGGCAGGTGGTATTGCCCACGATCTAAATAACGTGTTGGCACCAATCTTGATGGCTGTGCCATTGCTAGAAATGCAATTTCGGGATCCAAATGACGTTAAGAGTCGGCAATGGCTAGACATTGTTGAAAGTAGTGCCAGACGGGGAGCTAGTCTGGTAAAGCAGGTGTTGTCGTTTGCCCGTGGTCTTGAAGGGGAGCGATCGCTTCTAGAAGTCAAACACCTGATTTGGGAAATTAGAGAAATCCTGGAAAAAACGTTTCCAAAATCGATCACCTTTTCGACCAATCTCTCTCCTGACCTGTGGCTGATCCACGGCGACGCGACCCAACTGCATCAAATCCTGCTGAATCTCTGTGTGAACGCACGGGATGCCATGCCCAACGGTGGTATTTTGCAGATCAGTGCTCAAAATCGAGAACTTGGAGAATCTGACATTCAACTGCATATTGACGCCAGAGTAGGTTCCTATGTGGTTGTTACCGTGTCAGATACCGGGTCTGGCATGTCTGAAGAAATCATGGATCGCATCTTTGATCCCTTTTTTACGACTAAAGAGATTGGTAAAGGCACAGGATTAGGACTGCCAACCGTCATGAATATTGTGAAGAGTCACAATGGATTTATTTTGGTTTCCAGTCAGATTGGTGTCGGAACTAAGTTTCAAGCCTATTTGCCTGCCCTGCCCGGAGATAAGAGCTTCAACCTGCCCAAACTCAGTTTCCCAAGGGGTGCAAATCAATTAGTGCTGGTCGTTGACGATGAGGCAGCCATCCGAGAGATCACAAGAACCACATTAGAAGATAATGGATATCGCGTATTGACCGCCAGTAACGGGGCAGAAGCGATTTCTCTTTACACCCAACAATGTAATGAAATTCAGGTTGTGTTGATTGATCTGATGATGCCCTCCATGGGTGGAGTGGAAGCAATTCGCCATTTGCAAACCATAGGGGCATCTCTCAAGATTGTGGCAACCAGTGGATTAACTACCCCTGAGCAGTTGGTGGGTATTGAGGTTAGCCAAATTTTACGCAAGCCATTTACAACTCAAGAGTTGCTGACAACATTACATCAAACTTTGTCGTCATAG
- a CDS encoding CHASE3 domain-containing protein, whose protein sequence is MDKKAIETHRIMKLGRITQLGFGTVLTMMVGIGFVSKISMNTLVESDGWVTHTYAVKEQLRGLEKSLVDAETGQRGFIYTNQDDFLDPYVQAEEALKSHFSQLRTLINDNPEQLARLDRVEDLARQKWDNMAQSIALKREGREQELRELVLTRQGKQLMDEIRTELEEMIRIENGLLAERQSEAERAENFATAVSIGGTSLAILLGLASLAFIARKVVRPINQVANAIAGSSSEIASTVTQQERTAAQQATAVSQTTTTMDELGISSRQSAEQAESAATGARQALTLAEGGTQAVGRTLEGMASLKKKVDAIASQICHLSEQTNQIGNITSLVNDLANQTNMLALNAAVEAARAGDHGKGFAVVASEIRKLADQSKKSTEKINTLIADIQSAINTTVIVTDEGTKTVEDGVKIAQETASAFTGVTDAVNHVFLNSQQISLSAQQQAIAIQQVVDAMNALNLAARETASGISQTKVSTQQLNDAARNLQAIV, encoded by the coding sequence ATGGATAAAAAAGCAATTGAAACACACCGCATCATGAAACTGGGACGAATCACACAACTTGGTTTCGGCACCGTGTTAACCATGATGGTGGGGATTGGTTTTGTCTCCAAAATCAGTATGAATACCTTAGTTGAGTCTGATGGTTGGGTAACTCATACCTATGCTGTTAAAGAACAATTACGAGGGTTGGAGAAGAGCCTGGTTGATGCCGAAACAGGACAACGAGGATTCATTTATACCAATCAGGATGATTTTTTAGATCCCTATGTTCAGGCAGAAGAGGCGTTAAAATCTCACTTTTCACAACTCAGAACGCTCATAAACGATAACCCAGAGCAACTTGCAAGATTGGATCGAGTTGAGGACTTAGCCCGGCAGAAATGGGACAACATGGCTCAATCGATCGCTTTGAAGCGAGAAGGTAGAGAGCAAGAACTGAGAGAATTAGTGCTGACTCGTCAGGGTAAGCAACTGATGGATGAGATCCGTACTGAGCTTGAGGAGATGATCCGAATAGAAAATGGTTTGCTGGCTGAACGGCAGAGTGAAGCAGAACGAGCTGAAAATTTTGCAACCGCTGTCTCCATTGGGGGAACGTCACTTGCTATCTTGTTAGGGTTGGCATCTCTCGCATTTATTGCTCGTAAAGTAGTACGACCAATCAATCAGGTCGCCAATGCGATCGCCGGATCATCCAGTGAAATTGCCTCAACGGTGACACAGCAGGAGCGTACTGCGGCACAACAGGCAACAGCGGTATCGCAAACCACTACCACAATGGATGAACTCGGCATATCATCTCGCCAATCGGCAGAGCAAGCTGAGTCCGCTGCCACAGGAGCACGGCAGGCACTGACCCTGGCTGAAGGGGGCACCCAAGCGGTCGGGCGTACCCTGGAGGGCATGGCATCTCTGAAGAAAAAGGTAGATGCGATCGCCTCTCAAATCTGTCATCTCAGCGAACAAACGAATCAGATCGGCAACATCACCAGTCTGGTCAATGATCTGGCAAATCAAACCAATATGCTGGCGTTAAATGCGGCAGTAGAAGCGGCGCGTGCCGGGGATCACGGCAAGGGATTTGCAGTCGTTGCCAGTGAAATTCGCAAACTAGCCGACCAAAGCAAAAAATCAACTGAGAAAATTAATACCCTGATTGCTGATATTCAATCTGCCATTAACACCACTGTCATCGTTACCGATGAGGGTACTAAAACGGTTGAAGATGGGGTGAAAATTGCTCAAGAGACTGCCTCTGCCTTTACTGGAGTCACGGATGCGGTCAACCATGTATTCCTCAACAGTCAGCAGATCTCATTGAGTGCTCAACAACAGGCGATCGCCATTCAGCAGGTCGTTGATGCCATGAATGCTCTGAATCTAGCTGCCAGAGAAACCGCCAGTGGTATCAGCCAGACCAAGGTTAGTACTCAACAATTGAATGACGCGGCGCGAAACTTGCAAGCGATTGTCTAG
- a CDS encoding CheR family methyltransferase encodes MKHSTQPFVDLIAATLGLRVREQEENALGHKLLKRAKSLGLPSLEAYYQLLVSTHTSVVKDAEWLKLIDVLTVNESYFLRDQGQFALLKHHVLPELIHAKQQLSCTQQKNMRVWSAGCSTGEEAYSLAILLKELIPAEQSWNILVLGTDINELALLQAKQGIYSNWSFRAVNPEIQNKYFRPHRQGWEVDPAIRDMVTFQLGNLVQDDYPNVQSKIHNFDLILCRNVFIYFNAAAIASVLNRFYWALSPNGYLMTGHTELYGQNLGQFQVKTFPESVIYQRQSLPQLVAPTQSPVNETPSLALPDSSLTRPADPSTVEAATIRSSPESEKLENRTVSPEAIALDHVTTLIRSKAYTRAIHAANQLIVQFPRCFQAYCLIAEAYANSGDYANAIRACQQAQQLNPFATEPIYLLAQISQEQGDLEEARNLLRRVIYLAPTSVYAYFELGCLYEQQGNLARACKNWQAASDALKQVMPETTVDFQDRLTAAELQIVVEQKLSLNKSRV; translated from the coding sequence ATGAAACATTCAACTCAGCCCTTTGTGGACTTAATTGCTGCTACGTTAGGGTTGCGCGTGCGTGAGCAAGAGGAAAACGCCCTTGGGCATAAGTTGTTAAAGCGAGCAAAAAGCTTAGGTTTGCCCTCGCTAGAAGCGTATTATCAACTTCTCGTTTCGACGCACACCTCTGTCGTTAAAGATGCCGAGTGGCTCAAACTGATCGATGTATTAACGGTTAACGAGAGTTACTTTCTGCGAGATCAAGGACAGTTTGCACTACTCAAACATCACGTCCTACCGGAACTCATTCATGCTAAACAGCAGTTGAGTTGCACTCAGCAGAAAAATATGCGGGTTTGGAGTGCTGGATGTTCTACAGGAGAAGAGGCTTACTCCTTAGCTATTCTCTTAAAAGAGTTAATTCCAGCAGAACAGTCGTGGAATATCCTTGTACTGGGAACTGATATCAATGAGTTGGCATTGCTACAGGCAAAACAGGGAATCTATAGCAATTGGTCATTCCGAGCAGTCAATCCAGAGATTCAAAATAAGTACTTTCGCCCCCATCGTCAGGGTTGGGAAGTTGATCCTGCAATCCGCGATATGGTTACGTTTCAACTGGGTAATCTGGTTCAGGATGATTATCCAAATGTGCAATCTAAAATTCACAATTTTGATCTCATCCTGTGTCGCAACGTATTTATTTACTTCAACGCAGCGGCGATCGCCTCGGTTCTCAATCGCTTCTATTGGGCCCTGTCACCCAATGGTTATTTGATGACAGGGCACACTGAGTTATATGGGCAAAATTTGGGACAATTTCAAGTCAAAACCTTTCCCGAATCCGTTATCTATCAACGACAATCCCTGCCTCAGCTTGTTGCTCCAACTCAGTCGCCTGTCAATGAAACGCCAAGTTTAGCGTTGCCCGATTCCTCCCTGACTCGCCCTGCTGACCCTTCGACTGTGGAAGCAGCAACAATCAGAAGTTCCCCAGAATCAGAAAAACTGGAAAACCGAACAGTATCACCAGAGGCGATCGCACTGGATCATGTTACTACCCTGATTCGTAGCAAAGCCTACACCAGAGCGATTCATGCGGCTAACCAGTTAATTGTTCAATTCCCTCGTTGTTTTCAGGCATACTGTTTAATCGCTGAAGCTTACGCTAACTCCGGCGACTATGCAAACGCAATTCGAGCCTGCCAACAAGCCCAGCAGTTGAACCCGTTTGCAACAGAACCGATTTATCTGTTGGCTCAAATTTCTCAGGAGCAGGGTGATCTGGAGGAAGCCAGAAACTTGCTCCGACGAGTCATTTATCTAGCTCCAACCTCGGTTTACGCCTACTTTGAGTTGGGCTGTCTATACGAACAACAAGGCAATCTTGCGAGAGCTTGTAAAAATTGGCAAGCGGCATCGGATGCCTTAAAACAAGTCATGCCAGAGACAACTGTAGACTTTCAAGACCGCCTGACCGCTGCCGAATTGCAAATTGTTGTTGAGCAAAAACTCAGTCTAAATAAAAGCCGAGTGTGA
- a CDS encoding chemotaxis protein CheW — protein sequence MSHQSYLLFELGYACYGISTSAVQELFFLPEVTPIPEAPAFMVGVINLRGHILPIVDLHRRLGQQSLPYQLTDSIIVVQWQTQRVGLLVNQIYEVQAIADEQIQSELVYEQWQAEGFQRFATGVASIGTTLVTLLSAEQLVRSGALTPAERAQFESYNNNGASSTGAIADNALRTLPQFCAHLTDSAQHILRSRSESLRQAIATQDTVGIPVTIVRLEGEYFGFSLETVYEFTDIRKVTPVPCCPPHVLGNTNLRGEIVTLVDISHVINLPMTASNSRRRAIVVRLDEIVAGIAVDEIMDVVYLDSTQILPAPVAIHFASDEYLQGVAPYQNKMIGIISLSKILTSGVLVVNED from the coding sequence ATGAGTCATCAATCCTATTTACTGTTTGAATTGGGTTACGCCTGTTACGGCATCTCCACCTCAGCCGTTCAGGAACTCTTTTTCTTGCCAGAAGTGACTCCTATTCCTGAAGCACCTGCCTTTATGGTGGGTGTGATTAATTTGCGAGGTCATATTCTACCGATCGTCGATCTGCATCGACGCTTAGGGCAACAATCTCTGCCCTACCAACTCACCGACAGCATTATTGTGGTACAGTGGCAAACTCAGCGAGTCGGATTGCTGGTCAATCAGATCTATGAAGTGCAGGCGATCGCCGATGAGCAAATTCAATCAGAGTTAGTGTACGAGCAGTGGCAGGCAGAGGGATTTCAACGATTTGCTACAGGTGTTGCCAGCATTGGCACCACTTTAGTCACCCTACTGAGTGCTGAACAATTGGTGCGATCGGGTGCATTGACTCCAGCAGAACGTGCACAGTTTGAGTCGTATAACAACAACGGAGCAAGTTCAACCGGAGCGATCGCAGACAACGCATTGAGAACATTGCCTCAATTCTGTGCTCATCTCACAGACTCCGCACAACACATTCTGCGATCCCGTTCTGAAAGTTTGAGACAGGCGATCGCTACACAAGACACTGTTGGCATTCCCGTGACTATCGTTCGGCTAGAGGGTGAATACTTTGGCTTCAGTTTAGAAACGGTGTATGAGTTTACCGACATTCGCAAAGTGACGCCTGTTCCCTGTTGTCCACCGCATGTCCTCGGCAATACGAACTTGCGGGGTGAGATCGTGACGCTGGTCGATATTAGTCACGTCATCAACTTACCGATGACTGCCTCAAACTCCAGACGAAGGGCGATCGTCGTTCGTTTAGATGAAATCGTAGCTGGCATTGCTGTGGACGAAATCATGGATGTTGTGTATCTCGACTCGACGCAGATCTTGCCCGCTCCTGTTGCCATTCATTTTGCCTCAGATGAATATTTGCAGGGGGTTGCTCCCTATCAAAACAAAATGATTGGCATTATCAGTCTCTCTAAAATCCTCACTTCTGGCGTGTTAGTCGTGAACGAGGATTAA
- a CDS encoding hybrid sensor histidine kinase/response regulator, with the protein MIDDEELRNIFKTTSEEHLQNLDAGILHLEKHLDDQSLLEELLREAHSLKGDANMLGVKDIGTLAHQVEYVLTQLKQHQITFSQELGDRLAQCIAAMYRLVHEAVTGEPVGVDAFHVLAVLMGSETGQAVQKEIKTVETVENVQEVEEAKEEEVTEVREVTEVREIAEVAEVREADEVTATPVATEPLSPPSPLPLHPSTPPPSQSPAYRIETIRVPTRSLDNLMTQAGELTVTKIRIAHRLSEIEAIATLWDEWSRDLTGNRLSGNRQQDNGATSNSAFEPRHRSTDRLQRMEALVNRLRDALYEDTKRLELISDKLAEGICTLRLLPLSTIFNVFPRMVRDLARQEGKQVELVIEGGETHADKRILEEMKDPLMHLLRNAVDHGIESPAQREQLGKPATATICLRSYQTPTHIVIEIQDDGRGLNLEQIKQTALKHGLCREEDLAMMTDSQIQALIFTPGFSTAPLVTEVSGRGVGLDVVQTNVEKFKGSLQVESNPGQGCLFRIQLGITLATAHVLIVLINGTPYAIPVEFVRTACLVDRNEIFTLENRETIVREGQPVSVAWLADLLELPAANSSPSTPTAKQQFACLLLQVGQEQLGVLVDAVIDEQDVVIKPQSQLLKRVRNVSGATILGTGEVCIVLNPQDLIKSVQRRVVKLPRSSPSSTPATPQLAATKPTILLVEDSIATRTQEKRMLETAGYEVITAVDGNDGFNKLQSNPVDAVISDVQMPNLDGLQLTAKIRQQREYNELPIILVTSLASDEDKRRGAEAGANAYITKSSLNQSILVETLQRLI; encoded by the coding sequence ATGATTGACGATGAAGAACTACGCAATATTTTTAAGACTACCAGTGAAGAACATTTGCAGAATCTAGATGCGGGAATACTACACCTGGAAAAACATCTGGATGACCAATCCCTGTTAGAAGAATTGTTGCGTGAGGCGCACTCCCTAAAAGGGGATGCCAACATGCTCGGAGTCAAAGATATTGGGACGTTGGCACATCAGGTTGAGTACGTATTGACCCAACTGAAACAACATCAAATCACCTTTTCACAAGAGTTGGGCGATCGCCTCGCTCAGTGTATTGCTGCTATGTATCGTCTCGTCCACGAGGCAGTGACCGGAGAGCCAGTAGGCGTAGATGCATTTCATGTCCTGGCAGTATTGATGGGCAGTGAAACAGGGCAAGCCGTACAGAAAGAAATCAAAACAGTAGAAACCGTTGAGAACGTTCAGGAAGTAGAAGAAGCCAAGGAAGAGGAAGTTACAGAAGTTAGAGAAGTTACAGAAGTTAGAGAAATTGCAGAAGTTGCAGAAGTTAGAGAAGCAGACGAGGTAACAGCAACCCCAGTAGCAACAGAACCTTTATCCCCTCCATCCCCTCTCCCCCTCCACCCCTCCACCCCTCCACCCTCCCAATCCCCTGCCTATCGCATCGAAACAATTCGCGTTCCGACTCGCAGTTTAGACAACCTGATGACTCAAGCGGGGGAACTAACCGTTACCAAAATTCGGATTGCCCATCGTCTATCTGAAATTGAGGCGATCGCCACACTTTGGGATGAATGGAGCCGTGACCTAACGGGTAATCGTCTCTCTGGCAATAGACAACAGGACAACGGAGCGACCAGCAACAGCGCATTTGAACCTCGCCATCGGTCTACCGATCGCTTGCAACGCATGGAAGCTCTGGTCAACCGTCTCAGGGATGCGCTCTACGAAGACACCAAACGGTTAGAACTGATCAGCGACAAATTAGCCGAGGGCATATGCACACTAAGGCTGTTGCCACTATCAACCATCTTTAATGTGTTTCCTCGGATGGTGCGCGATTTAGCACGGCAAGAAGGCAAACAGGTTGAGTTAGTAATTGAAGGCGGAGAAACCCATGCCGACAAGCGCATTCTAGAAGAGATGAAAGACCCATTGATGCATTTGCTTCGCAATGCGGTAGATCACGGGATTGAGTCTCCAGCCCAGCGCGAACAGTTAGGCAAACCTGCAACAGCAACAATTTGCCTGCGGAGCTATCAAACCCCAACCCATATCGTGATTGAGATTCAGGATGATGGGCGTGGACTCAATCTGGAGCAGATTAAGCAAACGGCATTAAAACACGGACTGTGCCGAGAAGAAGATCTCGCCATGATGACCGACAGCCAGATTCAGGCCCTCATTTTCACACCGGGATTTTCTACGGCTCCACTGGTAACGGAAGTTTCAGGTCGTGGGGTTGGGCTAGACGTTGTCCAAACCAATGTCGAAAAATTTAAAGGAAGCCTCCAGGTAGAGTCTAACCCAGGGCAGGGGTGCCTTTTCCGCATTCAGTTGGGTATTACATTAGCCACTGCCCATGTTTTGATCGTGCTGATCAATGGCACACCTTACGCCATTCCGGTCGAGTTTGTTCGCACTGCCTGTCTGGTCGATCGCAATGAAATCTTTACCCTGGAAAATCGCGAAACTATTGTTCGTGAAGGGCAACCTGTCTCGGTAGCATGGTTAGCTGACCTGTTAGAACTGCCAGCAGCCAATAGTTCGCCCTCTACACCAACCGCAAAACAGCAGTTTGCGTGTTTGCTGTTACAAGTCGGACAGGAACAACTGGGCGTATTGGTGGATGCCGTGATTGACGAGCAAGATGTCGTCATTAAGCCTCAAAGTCAACTCCTCAAACGGGTTCGTAATGTCTCTGGGGCAACTATTCTGGGAACGGGTGAAGTGTGCATTGTGCTCAATCCCCAGGATCTGATTAAATCTGTTCAACGGCGTGTAGTAAAGCTGCCCCGTAGCAGCCCATCCTCCACACCTGCAACGCCTCAATTAGCTGCAACCAAACCAACCATTCTGTTAGTGGAAGACTCGATCGCCACTCGCACTCAAGAAAAACGGATGCTAGAAACCGCAGGTTACGAGGTGATTACAGCCGTTGATGGCAACGATGGATTTAACAAGTTGCAGTCCAATCCAGTTGATGCAGTCATTTCCGATGTGCAAATGCCAAACTTAGACGGATTACAACTCACCGCCAAGATTCGTCAACAGCGCGAATATAATGAGTTACCCATTATTCTGGTTACCTCTCTTGCTAGCGATGAAGACAAACGCCGAGGTGCAGAGGCAGGAGCAAATGCCTACATTACCAAGAGTAGCCTGAATCAAAGCATCCTGGTTGAAACCTTGCAACGCTTAATTTAG